The following proteins come from a genomic window of Ilumatobacter coccineus YM16-304:
- a CDS encoding pyridoxal phosphate-dependent aminotransferase: MPENVMTHKLAGFGTTIFAEMSALALETGAINLGQGFPDTDGPSEVLDAAIAAIRGGVNQYSPGLGDPDLRRAIAEHQQRWYGLTVDPETEIVVTAGATEALAGALLGMLDAGDEVVVFEPMYDSYRAGIALAGATPVPVLLSPAESGRYEFDADALRAAVTDRTKMILLNTPHNPTGKVFDRDELQIIADLAIERDLIVVTDEVYEHLVFDGSTHVPLATLPGMFERTLTISSGGKTFHTTGWKIGWMSGPPNLVTAAKTAKQFLTYVNGAPFQPAMATGLRLPDDHFERLRLELQTARDHLVDGLERAGFVTHRPEATYFVTVDIRANRPDGDGANFCRELPHTAGVVAVPSEAFYINAEHGRHLVRFACCKRLDVIDAAAQQLATAFGDRS; this comes from the coding sequence GTGCCCGAGAACGTGATGACACACAAGTTGGCCGGCTTCGGGACGACGATCTTCGCCGAGATGTCGGCACTCGCGCTCGAGACCGGTGCGATCAACCTCGGGCAGGGCTTCCCCGACACCGACGGACCGAGCGAGGTGCTCGACGCCGCCATCGCGGCGATCCGCGGCGGCGTCAACCAGTACTCGCCGGGCCTCGGTGACCCCGACCTGCGACGAGCGATCGCCGAGCATCAACAGCGGTGGTACGGCCTCACCGTCGATCCCGAGACCGAGATCGTCGTCACCGCGGGAGCCACCGAAGCGCTCGCCGGCGCGCTGCTCGGCATGCTCGACGCCGGCGACGAGGTCGTGGTCTTCGAGCCGATGTACGACAGCTACCGCGCCGGCATCGCGCTCGCCGGGGCCACCCCCGTGCCCGTCCTGCTCAGCCCGGCCGAGTCGGGCCGCTACGAGTTCGACGCCGACGCCCTCCGAGCCGCCGTCACCGATCGCACCAAGATGATCCTGTTGAACACGCCGCACAACCCGACCGGCAAGGTGTTCGACCGAGACGAACTGCAGATCATCGCCGACCTCGCGATCGAGCGCGACCTGATCGTCGTCACCGACGAGGTCTACGAGCACTTGGTGTTCGACGGTTCGACGCACGTGCCGCTCGCAACGCTTCCCGGCATGTTCGAACGCACGCTCACGATCTCGTCGGGCGGCAAGACCTTCCACACCACCGGTTGGAAGATCGGCTGGATGTCCGGCCCGCCGAACCTCGTCACGGCGGCGAAGACGGCCAAGCAGTTCCTGACCTACGTCAACGGCGCGCCGTTCCAGCCGGCTATGGCGACCGGGCTGCGCCTGCCCGACGATCACTTCGAGCGCCTGCGGCTCGAACTCCAGACCGCCCGTGATCACCTCGTCGACGGTCTCGAACGCGCCGGCTTCGTCACCCATCGCCCCGAGGCGACCTACTTCGTCACGGTCGACATCCGCGCCAACCGTCCCGACGGCGACGGAGCGAACTTCTGTCGCGAACTACCGCACACCGCCGGCGTCGTCGCCGTGCCGAGCGAGGCGTTCTACATCAACGCCGAACACGGTCGTCACCTCGTGCGCTTCGCGTGCTGCAAGCGACTCGACGTCATCGACGCCGCAGCGCAGCAGCTGGCCACCGCATTCGGAGATCGATCATGA
- a CDS encoding nitrilase-related carbon-nitrogen hydrolase: protein MTALRVAAIQHDIVWHDRDANFGRLAPKIAAAAAGGARLVLLTETFSTGFSFDTPGIGEPEGGPSSQFLVSQAAEHGVWVGGSCPEIRPDAPDDDQRPSNTFVLAGPDGTSHRYRKIHPFSHADEERYVRAGTDFVSVEVEGVRLSLFVCYDLRFADEFWALARGTDAYLVVANWPAKRRLHWSTLLRARAIENQAYVVGVNRVGTGGALDYTGDSAIIDPLGEILASGAGGETTLFADIDPAHVASTRSHFRFLQDRR from the coding sequence ATGACCGCCCTGCGCGTCGCCGCGATCCAGCACGACATCGTCTGGCACGACCGCGACGCGAACTTCGGTCGACTCGCGCCGAAGATCGCCGCTGCCGCGGCGGGCGGTGCCCGCCTGGTGCTGCTCACCGAGACGTTCTCGACCGGCTTCTCCTTCGACACACCCGGCATCGGAGAACCCGAAGGCGGCCCGTCGTCACAGTTTCTCGTGTCCCAGGCGGCCGAACACGGTGTGTGGGTCGGTGGGTCGTGCCCCGAGATCCGCCCGGACGCTCCCGACGACGACCAGCGACCGTCGAACACGTTCGTGCTGGCCGGGCCCGACGGAACCTCGCATCGCTATCGCAAGATCCACCCCTTCTCGCACGCCGACGAAGAGCGATACGTCCGCGCGGGAACCGACTTCGTCAGCGTCGAGGTCGAGGGCGTGCGGCTCAGTCTGTTCGTGTGTTACGACCTTCGTTTCGCCGACGAGTTCTGGGCGCTCGCCCGGGGCACCGACGCCTACCTGGTGGTTGCGAACTGGCCGGCGAAACGGCGTCTGCACTGGTCGACGCTGCTCCGCGCGCGTGCGATCGAGAACCAGGCCTACGTGGTCGGCGTGAATCGGGTCGGTACCGGCGGAGCGCTCGACTACACCGGCGACAGCGCGATCATCGACCCGCTGGGCGAGATCCTCGCCAGCGGCGCAGGGGGCGAGACCACGCTGTTCGCCGACATCGACCCGGCACACGTCGCATCGACCCGATCACACTTCCGATTCCTGCAAGACCGGCGCTGA
- a CDS encoding GNAT family N-acetyltransferase: MPESQSARTRGRRIRCEAVWTTRTRPMRPADLPVVLQVNQANVPEVGDLDLDRLRFIVDEAAIALVVERMNERDPERSEAIVGFCLVLAPGSTYDSVNYRWFMQHHPDSMYLDRVAFTSDARGQGLGSQLYDTVDDIMREEHPEAPALTLEVNVDPPNEPSLAFHAKHGFVEVGRQISHGIEVSLMRRAVSPQA; encoded by the coding sequence GTGCCTGAATCCCAGTCGGCTCGCACCCGTGGCCGTCGGATACGTTGCGAAGCCGTGTGGACCACCCGAACCCGACCGATGCGCCCCGCCGACCTGCCCGTCGTGCTGCAGGTGAACCAGGCGAACGTGCCCGAAGTCGGTGACCTCGACCTCGACCGCCTCCGCTTCATCGTCGACGAGGCCGCCATCGCGCTCGTCGTCGAACGCATGAACGAACGCGACCCCGAGCGCTCCGAGGCGATCGTGGGCTTCTGCCTGGTGTTGGCTCCGGGCTCGACCTACGACTCCGTCAACTACCGCTGGTTCATGCAGCATCATCCCGATTCGATGTACCTCGACCGTGTCGCGTTCACCAGCGACGCTCGCGGCCAGGGGCTCGGATCGCAGCTGTACGACACCGTCGACGACATCATGCGCGAGGAGCATCCGGAGGCTCCGGCGTTGACGCTCGAGGTCAACGTCGATCCGCCGAACGAACCGTCGCTCGCGTTCCATGCGAAGCACGGCTTCGTCGAGGTCGGGCGACAGATCTCGCACGGCATCGAGGTCAGCCTCATGCGCCGAGCGGTGTCTCCTCAGGCCTGA
- a CDS encoding antitoxin, producing MGLFDKLKKTAGGAKDKVDDLVEKNSDKIPDKVEKVYDKVSDAAEKVIPGEDAAGDTPAN from the coding sequence ATGGGACTGTTCGACAAGCTGAAGAAGACCGCTGGCGGGGCCAAGGACAAGGTCGACGACCTCGTCGAGAAGAACTCCGACAAGATCCCCGACAAGGTCGAGAAGGTCTACGACAAGGTCAGCGACGCGGCCGAGAAGGTCATCCCCGGCGAAGACGCTGCCGGCGACACGCCCGCCAACTGA
- a CDS encoding CaiB/BaiF CoA transferase family protein — protein sequence MSPESRFLRETEFSEHSFDRTQNWEDLGMTRPRHAGPLSDVRVLDMSTVLAGPNCARYLADFGADVIKIERPAGDSLRNMAWRDPRDGEGLWWKLVNRNKRTVVLDIKDDDDRATLLSLVADADVLVENSRPGTLERLGLGPDELHQVNSDLVITRVSGFGQTGPYAQRPGFATIAEAMSGLAALNGEADGPPLLPPIALTDEVTGLAAAFATMVALHSGVGQVVDANLLETMFHIMGPLASLYGLTGEQQPRLGSGLPYTVPRGTYRCSDGGWVAVSTSSDTVAARVMGVLGVDDDPRFASFEGRSSNRDELEGRMSHWCAERTQAEVIDVLTDAEAAIGPVMDMADIAADPHYAHRGAIERLDDTPMQSVIARLSATPGTLRWAGRRLDADGDQIRSTGWE from the coding sequence GTGAGCCCGGAATCAAGGTTCTTGAGAGAAACGGAATTTTCTGAACATTCGTTTGATCGAACCCAGAATTGGGAAGATCTCGGCATGACACGACCGCGACATGCCGGACCGCTGAGCGACGTTCGGGTCCTCGACATGTCGACGGTGCTGGCCGGCCCGAACTGTGCTCGCTACCTCGCCGACTTCGGTGCCGACGTCATCAAGATCGAGCGGCCGGCGGGTGACAGCCTCCGCAACATGGCGTGGCGCGACCCGCGCGACGGCGAAGGGCTCTGGTGGAAGCTCGTCAATCGCAACAAGCGCACCGTCGTGCTCGACATCAAGGACGACGACGATCGCGCGACGCTGCTCTCGCTCGTGGCCGATGCCGACGTGCTCGTCGAGAACTCTCGCCCCGGCACGCTGGAACGTCTCGGACTGGGCCCCGACGAACTCCATCAGGTCAACAGCGACCTGGTGATCACGCGGGTCTCGGGTTTCGGGCAGACCGGGCCGTATGCGCAGCGACCGGGCTTCGCGACCATCGCCGAAGCGATGTCGGGCCTCGCCGCACTCAACGGCGAGGCCGACGGTCCGCCGTTGCTCCCTCCGATCGCCCTGACCGACGAGGTCACGGGCCTGGCTGCGGCGTTCGCCACGATGGTGGCACTGCACTCCGGCGTGGGGCAGGTGGTCGACGCAAACCTGCTCGAGACCATGTTCCACATCATGGGACCGTTGGCGTCGCTGTACGGCCTGACCGGTGAACAGCAGCCCCGGCTGGGCTCCGGGCTGCCCTACACGGTCCCGCGGGGTACCTACCGGTGCAGTGACGGCGGCTGGGTCGCGGTGTCGACCAGCAGCGACACCGTGGCGGCGCGGGTGATGGGTGTGCTCGGCGTCGACGACGACCCACGCTTCGCCTCGTTCGAAGGCAGATCGTCGAATCGCGACGAGCTCGAAGGGCGGATGTCGCACTGGTGCGCCGAGCGAACACAGGCCGAGGTGATCGATGTGCTGACCGATGCCGAGGCCGCGATCGGACCGGTCATGGACATGGCCGACATCGCAGCCGATCCCCACTACGCGCATCGGGGTGCCATCGAACGACTCGATGACACCCCGATGCAGAGTGTGATTGCTCGGTTGTCAGCCACGCCGGGCACGTTGCGCTGGGCGGGACGGCGCCTCGACGCCGACGGCGATCAGATCAGATCGACCGGCTGGGAGTGA
- a CDS encoding PulJ/GspJ family protein — protein sequence MSSSLVPADTAGNTTSRADGGFTLPEVVVAIALTGTLVLSILTAAWTLIRTSTISDNQADVEAVLGAAADELTLLGWQSCPLETGDYEQRVREAAGRVQWDESAVTVSGIEYWDLNTASWSSTNPFIDQTTLECRFVPTTAAASRMQRVTISATSPGGTQSRQLQVVVAEIRFLDQQEV from the coding sequence ATGTCATCATCTCTCGTGCCTGCGGACACCGCCGGCAACACGACGTCACGGGCCGACGGGGGTTTCACCCTGCCCGAGGTCGTCGTCGCGATCGCCCTCACCGGCACCCTCGTGCTGTCGATCCTCACCGCAGCCTGGACGCTCATCCGGACGTCGACGATCAGCGACAACCAGGCTGACGTTGAAGCGGTGCTCGGCGCCGCCGCCGACGAACTCACCCTCCTCGGTTGGCAGAGCTGCCCCCTCGAGACGGGCGACTACGAGCAGCGAGTCCGCGAAGCCGCCGGACGCGTCCAGTGGGACGAGAGCGCGGTGACCGTCTCCGGCATCGAGTACTGGGACCTGAACACCGCCAGTTGGTCGTCGACCAACCCCTTCATCGACCAGACGACGCTCGAGTGTCGCTTCGTTCCGACGACCGCTGCTGCGTCCCGCATGCAGCGCGTCACCATCTCCGCGACGAGCCCGGGCGGGACCCAGTCCCGACAGCTCCAAGTCGTCGTCGCCGAAATTCGATTCCTCGACCAGCAGGAAGTGTGA
- a CDS encoding prepilin-type N-terminal cleavage/methylation domain-containing protein yields the protein MSIFTRFKKSPMADAPSVDRDRRSDKGFTLPEMLVAMMVSGLLVTSLAMAFSVVVRSQGGSQQRIAESKDITFVQTWLPADLSSATQTWLEPELGFPFNAELPGVNVLTMARPDLDNDSEYLIMYRYEDLGNEGWALVRYRIDNPGCPTSNPVVGSCSNGNEVVKRIGVAYELVPPPAEWDGTTSPTFAIEVTRRNGGGNGYGSGTDSRPVGEDVAVHFVSGSVYLAGGSGLSAGQSIDPNPQVIPDPVAPPSRCGRRILLVVDMSGSIGDYPDLRDDVIDATGSFVTGFQGTPGELSVIGFDEWIEPLSGPIGEYYDTLNDSDGKMAYLLNTVLPGMDGVSGSTPFAFRPHAGGTNWEVAIQAAYATPTDWEEIDGYGKGDDLNKDRSDLEYLDYIPDLVVFITDGDPTFRQDSKGNYYRDDNGGDTNAARTATAANLARQFGVTDLIGVYVSNSSSNASVQRLASVVGGTAWNKQFPGNADVADYFAGSFAQLGGIVQSITARECGGALTLQKRFSDGTNPSDTGVWDFQSEQGSKILDYGSDSSVTFQHQFQSGQSSKDFWIEEQPRDGWVVGDASCEEAGQPLSAAETASRISRVDPGNGDPVRFTFELLPDQALSCIIESHPES from the coding sequence ATGAGCATCTTCACCCGTTTCAAGAAGTCCCCCATGGCCGACGCTCCGAGCGTCGACCGTGATCGTCGCAGCGACAAGGGATTCACCCTCCCCGAGATGCTCGTGGCGATGATGGTGTCGGGCCTGCTCGTCACCTCGCTCGCCATGGCGTTCTCCGTCGTCGTGCGCAGCCAGGGCGGATCGCAGCAGCGCATCGCCGAGTCGAAGGACATCACGTTCGTCCAGACCTGGCTTCCCGCCGACCTGAGCTCGGCCACCCAGACCTGGCTCGAGCCCGAACTCGGCTTCCCCTTCAACGCGGAACTCCCGGGCGTCAACGTCCTCACGATGGCACGCCCCGATCTCGACAACGACAGCGAGTACCTCATCATGTACCGCTACGAAGACCTCGGCAACGAGGGCTGGGCGCTCGTTCGCTACCGCATCGACAACCCGGGTTGCCCGACGTCGAACCCGGTCGTCGGCAGCTGCAGCAACGGCAACGAAGTGGTGAAGCGCATCGGCGTCGCCTACGAACTCGTGCCGCCGCCCGCCGAGTGGGACGGCACGACGTCACCGACGTTCGCCATCGAGGTCACCCGCCGCAACGGTGGTGGCAACGGATACGGATCCGGTACCGACAGCCGCCCGGTCGGCGAAGACGTCGCCGTCCACTTCGTGAGTGGCAGCGTCTACCTCGCCGGTGGCTCGGGCCTCTCGGCCGGCCAGAGCATCGACCCGAACCCGCAGGTCATTCCCGACCCGGTCGCCCCGCCGAGCCGTTGCGGCCGCCGCATCCTGCTCGTGGTCGACATGTCGGGCTCGATCGGCGACTACCCCGACCTGCGCGACGACGTGATCGACGCCACCGGGAGCTTCGTCACCGGCTTCCAGGGAACGCCCGGTGAACTCAGCGTCATCGGTTTCGACGAGTGGATCGAACCGCTGTCGGGCCCGATCGGTGAGTACTACGACACGCTGAACGACTCCGACGGCAAGATGGCCTACCTCCTCAACACCGTGCTCCCGGGCATGGATGGCGTGAGCGGTTCGACACCGTTCGCCTTCCGTCCGCACGCCGGTGGTACCAACTGGGAAGTCGCCATCCAGGCGGCGTACGCCACCCCGACCGACTGGGAAGAGATCGACGGTTACGGCAAGGGCGACGACCTCAACAAGGATCGCAGCGACCTCGAGTACCTCGACTACATCCCCGACCTCGTCGTGTTCATCACCGACGGCGACCCGACCTTCCGACAGGACAGCAAGGGCAACTACTACCGCGACGACAACGGCGGCGACACCAACGCCGCCCGTACTGCGACCGCAGCGAACCTCGCTCGTCAGTTCGGCGTGACCGACCTGATCGGCGTGTACGTGAGCAACTCCAGCTCCAACGCCTCGGTGCAGCGTCTCGCCAGCGTCGTGGGCGGCACCGCCTGGAACAAGCAGTTCCCGGGCAACGCCGATGTCGCCGACTACTTCGCCGGCAGCTTCGCCCAGCTCGGTGGCATCGTCCAGTCGATCACCGCTCGCGAATGCGGCGGCGCACTCACCCTGCAGAAGCGGTTCAGCGACGGCACCAACCCGTCCGACACCGGCGTCTGGGACTTCCAGAGCGAGCAGGGCAGCAAGATCCTCGACTACGGCAGCGACTCGTCGGTGACCTTCCAGCACCAGTTCCAGAGCGGTCAGAGCTCGAAGGACTTCTGGATCGAGGAACAGCCTCGTGACGGCTGGGTCGTCGGTGACGCTTCGTGCGAAGAGGCCGGGCAGCCGCTGTCGGCCGCCGAAACAGCCTCCCGCATCAGCCGGGTCGACCCCGGCAACGGCGACCCCGTCCGCTTCACCTTCGAGCTCCTGCCCGACCAGGCGTTGTCCTGCATCATCGAATCGCACCCCGAGTCATGA